In Polynucleobacter sp. es-EL-1, the following are encoded in one genomic region:
- a CDS encoding glycosyltransferase, whose translation MIGLLASFFLSFIATLLIIRFQSLHSHLSADSDLSGPQKFHQVSVPRIGGVSIAIGIFASTLSRLQSDDGLTTEALLMICAVPAFAIGLTEDLTKIVSARTRLAFTAIAALLACIYLGAQINRLDIPGVDYLLSISLIAIIFTVFAITGLANAYNIIDGFNGLASMVGAITLMGLAYVSFAVGDSIMMYLSLVMAASILGFFLWNYPRGLIFLGDGGAYLIGFWIAVVTVMLVARHESISPWFALLINAYPIVETLFTIYRRKFRQGKSPGHPDGIHLHTLIYRRILNPICHAHKDDLFTANAKTSPYLWALTLFAIAPALLWWDSNVIQITFLLIFMVSYVWLYKRIVTFRTPGWMRP comes from the coding sequence ATGATTGGTCTATTAGCTTCTTTTTTCTTATCTTTTATTGCAACCCTGCTGATTATTCGTTTTCAGAGCCTACATAGCCACCTGTCAGCCGATTCAGACTTATCAGGACCACAAAAATTCCATCAGGTTTCCGTGCCCCGTATTGGTGGTGTAAGTATTGCCATTGGAATCTTTGCATCTACCCTCTCACGATTGCAATCTGATGATGGCCTTACTACCGAAGCCTTGCTCATGATATGCGCAGTACCCGCCTTTGCTATTGGCTTAACCGAAGATCTGACGAAAATAGTAAGCGCCAGGACCAGACTCGCCTTCACTGCAATTGCAGCATTGCTTGCGTGCATCTATCTTGGCGCACAAATTAATAGGCTGGACATTCCTGGAGTTGACTACCTACTGAGCATCTCCTTAATTGCCATTATTTTTACCGTGTTTGCTATTACTGGCCTAGCTAACGCATATAACATTATTGATGGCTTTAATGGCCTTGCCAGCATGGTTGGTGCAATCACCTTAATGGGTCTTGCTTATGTCAGCTTCGCCGTAGGCGATTCAATCATGATGTATTTGAGTTTGGTGATGGCGGCATCCATCCTAGGATTTTTTCTCTGGAATTATCCTAGAGGTCTCATTTTTTTAGGTGATGGTGGCGCCTACCTGATCGGCTTTTGGATTGCTGTTGTGACTGTGATGTTAGTAGCCAGACATGAAAGCATCTCGCCCTGGTTTGCGCTGCTGATCAATGCCTATCCGATTGTCGAAACACTTTTCACCATTTATAGAAGAAAGTTTCGCCAAGGCAAAAGCCCGGGACATCCCGATGGCATTCATCTGCACACACTAATTTATAGGCGAATTCTCAACCCTATTTGTCATGCCCACAAGGATGATCTATTTACCGCCAATGCCAAGACCTCACCCTACTTGTGGGCCCTCACCCTATTTGCCATTGCCCCCGCTCTACTCTGGTGGGACTCGAATGTCATTCAAATTACATTCCTACTGATCTTTATGGTTAGCTACGTCTGGCTTTACAAGAGGATCGTGACCTTCAGGACCCCGGGCTGGATGCGCCCCTAA
- a CDS encoding calcium:proton antiporter translates to MDILTPLLNQTWFIALMSITLIGAVLSAVHHAEVIAHKTGEPYGTLVLAISVTIIEVSLIIAMMFAGHEGSEFIARDAVFATVMIVMNGVIGLCIFMGGFKHHEMSFRNEGTNSALAVLTALATFILVMPMVTVSTPGPDFTKGQLAFAGVASFALYGAFIFFQTVSHRDYYLPKAEDQKTNSETHAEKPSNLKTGTSLILLLISLAAVVGLAEALNPAIEAGVKAAGAPKTVVGIAIAMLVLLPEGFAAVRAARANRLQSSLNLALGSALASIGLTIPTVAAVAIFFNLPLSLGISSLNMTLMYLSFFIGALTLAIGRTTLLQGVVHLIIFFEFLFLSLVP, encoded by the coding sequence ATGGATATCCTGACCCCACTCCTGAATCAAACTTGGTTCATTGCCTTAATGAGTATTACCCTGATTGGGGCAGTCCTCTCAGCAGTTCACCATGCAGAAGTCATTGCTCACAAAACTGGTGAGCCCTACGGAACTTTAGTACTTGCCATTAGTGTGACCATCATTGAAGTCTCTCTCATTATTGCAATGATGTTTGCCGGCCATGAGGGTTCAGAGTTTATTGCGCGTGATGCAGTATTTGCTACCGTCATGATTGTGATGAACGGTGTCATTGGCTTATGCATCTTCATGGGTGGCTTTAAGCATCATGAGATGTCCTTTCGTAATGAAGGTACTAATTCTGCTTTAGCAGTGCTGACTGCTTTAGCCACTTTCATTCTGGTCATGCCGATGGTGACCGTGAGCACCCCTGGGCCAGACTTTACCAAAGGGCAACTCGCATTTGCAGGGGTAGCTTCTTTTGCTTTATATGGAGCCTTTATATTCTTTCAGACGGTCAGCCATCGCGATTATTACCTTCCTAAAGCAGAAGATCAAAAGACCAATAGTGAGACTCATGCAGAAAAGCCCAGCAATCTCAAGACGGGAACCAGCCTGATTTTATTGCTCATTTCCCTTGCAGCAGTTGTTGGCCTTGCTGAAGCCCTCAACCCCGCAATTGAGGCAGGAGTCAAAGCTGCAGGCGCCCCCAAAACGGTAGTTGGTATTGCCATTGCGATGTTGGTGCTTCTACCAGAGGGCTTTGCAGCCGTCAGGGCTGCTAGAGCCAATCGCTTACAAAGCAGTTTGAACTTGGCGCTGGGCTCCGCCTTAGCCAGTATTGGATTGACCATTCCGACGGTGGCGGCCGTTGCCATCTTCTTTAATTTGCCACTAAGTTTGGGTATCAGCAGCCTGAATATGACGCTGATGTACCTATCATTCTTTATTGGTGCATTAACGCTGGCGATTGGTAGAACTACCCTCCTGCAAGGGGTTGTCCATTTGATTATCTTTTTTGAGTTCTTATTCTTAAGTCTAGTACCCTAA
- a CDS encoding HdeD family acid-resistance protein, producing MTELSLTQVKEIRAAVLGAAAKVPGTLIGMGVLFIVLGMIGIAGQTLFSFVTINVLGAFLILGGVLQFAHAIKSIGWKSVSIQVVLAVLYIAAGLYTWAFPIPALEAITLWLAAIFFVTGVLRLISAFQHRHFNEWIWLVLSSAISILMGVLIMSGYPESSLWLPGLLIAIELLLQGWSLLFLGLAARSLTK from the coding sequence ATGACCGAGTTGTCCCTTACCCAAGTAAAAGAAATCCGCGCCGCTGTTTTAGGGGCTGCTGCCAAAGTGCCAGGTACTCTCATTGGCATGGGTGTTTTATTTATTGTTCTGGGCATGATTGGTATTGCGGGGCAAACCTTGTTTTCTTTTGTGACGATTAATGTGCTGGGCGCATTCTTGATTTTGGGTGGTGTATTGCAGTTTGCTCATGCCATTAAATCTATTGGCTGGAAGAGTGTGTCAATTCAGGTAGTGTTGGCAGTTTTGTATATTGCCGCTGGTTTATATACCTGGGCATTTCCGATTCCTGCGCTCGAAGCCATTACGCTTTGGTTAGCGGCTATTTTCTTTGTTACCGGTGTGCTGCGTTTGATTTCAGCATTTCAGCATCGTCACTTTAATGAGTGGATTTGGTTGGTATTGTCTTCAGCCATCTCTATTTTGATGGGCGTACTCATTATGAGTGGCTATCCAGAGAGTAGCTTGTGGCTGCCTGGATTATTAATTGCCATTGAGCTTTTATTGCAAGGCTGGTCATTGCTGTTTCTAGGATTGGCAGCGCGTTCTTTGACTAAATAA
- a CDS encoding acyltransferase produces the protein MTALKKDKTLFLIDLLKVSAALLIILHHLSSYGQIAIDAKLALPMLMEYLFEYGRFAVQIFLVMAGYLATQSLTRFAKQKFSANLALRIIINRYLRLFAPYTVALVFTIACAWLARFWIDDEFVGQTETLAQFVAHLFFLQGILGLDSISAGVWYVAIDWQLYSVLAILLMSFSSYQALVWLLSIVSVGSLLYFNRSSQYEAYFIYFLGSYSLGMLAFLAKNYSDPKIRGLAKFLLFALGAVIAISSFQELWARNVLAWCVALALFIWGNASYPAVNPNNADLKQRALQAIAWASPRSYCAFLIHFAFILLANTIYIASGLYAHTNGTMAIGMMVLVVIASVIASNYLYRLVEIPSTKLKI, from the coding sequence GTGACTGCATTGAAAAAAGATAAGACACTTTTTCTGATTGATTTGCTAAAAGTGAGTGCAGCTTTGCTGATTATTCTGCATCACCTATCCAGTTATGGGCAGATAGCTATAGATGCAAAATTAGCCTTACCAATGCTTATGGAGTATTTATTTGAGTATGGCCGGTTTGCAGTACAAATCTTCTTGGTAATGGCAGGCTATCTGGCCACCCAATCGCTAACCCGTTTTGCTAAACAAAAATTTAGTGCCAACCTGGCCTTGCGCATCATTATTAATCGCTATTTACGTTTATTTGCCCCCTATACGGTAGCGCTAGTGTTCACCATTGCTTGTGCCTGGCTTGCCCGCTTTTGGATTGACGATGAATTTGTAGGGCAAACAGAAACCTTGGCGCAATTTGTGGCACACCTCTTTTTCTTGCAAGGTATTTTAGGTTTGGATTCTATTTCTGCGGGTGTTTGGTATGTAGCGATAGACTGGCAACTCTATTCTGTATTGGCTATCCTGCTGATGTCCTTTAGCTCGTATCAAGCTTTAGTTTGGCTACTGAGTATTGTGTCTGTTGGCTCGCTACTGTATTTCAATCGCTCGAGCCAATATGAGGCTTACTTCATTTACTTTTTAGGCTCCTATAGCCTGGGAATGCTTGCCTTTCTGGCGAAAAACTACTCAGACCCAAAGATCAGAGGATTGGCAAAATTCTTATTATTTGCTCTTGGTGCAGTGATCGCAATTTCTTCCTTTCAAGAATTATGGGCTCGCAATGTTTTGGCATGGTGTGTAGCACTAGCTTTATTTATCTGGGGTAATGCAAGCTATCCCGCTGTTAATCCCAATAACGCCGACCTAAAACAAAGAGCCTTACAAGCGATTGCTTGGGCCAGCCCCAGATCGTATTGCGCCTTCTTGATTCACTTTGCATTTATCTTGCTAGCAAACACGATATACATTGCTTCAGGTTTGTATGCTCATACCAACGGCACGATGGCAATTGGCATGATGGTTCTCGTAGTGATTGCGAGTGTAATTGCATCGAATTACCTCTATCGCTTGGTTGAGATTCCATCGACCAAATTAAAGATTTAG
- a CDS encoding NYN domain-containing protein codes for MKTIYWLGEFTTLKKLYNLHTTHPITVRYIRLLFGRQTTFGWFCLFWNGKIIKTTIYIDGYNLYYGLLRNSKLKWLDIVKLFAEYILDKNAELTQVRYYTAPVLGRMSDDPMSTQRQRLYLQALTKMYPNSLEIIQGKILATTPFQRLVRPINEAPELKIVQVYDFNEKKTDVNLASDLISGAWTGAYEQAVVCSNDSDLEGALAAVKRHHAQLRIGLVAPIQSKNHRHISGDLAKHSDWRKILGVSHVANAQLPFKIPNSKIQKPDSW; via the coding sequence TTGAAAACCATTTACTGGTTAGGTGAATTTACCACCCTCAAAAAGCTGTATAATTTGCACACGACTCACCCAATAACCGTTCGGTATATCCGATTGCTTTTTGGGCGACAGACCACCTTCGGGTGGTTTTGTCTTTTCTGGAATGGGAAAATTATCAAAACTACTATTTATATTGATGGTTACAACCTCTATTACGGCTTGCTCAGAAATTCAAAATTGAAGTGGCTGGATATTGTTAAGTTATTTGCTGAGTACATCTTAGATAAAAATGCAGAATTAACTCAAGTACGCTATTACACGGCGCCTGTGCTCGGAAGGATGTCGGATGACCCGATGTCAACCCAACGACAACGGCTATATCTTCAAGCCCTAACAAAAATGTATCCTAATTCCTTGGAAATAATCCAAGGAAAAATTTTAGCGACAACACCCTTCCAAAGATTGGTGAGGCCGATTAATGAAGCTCCCGAATTAAAAATAGTTCAGGTTTATGACTTTAATGAAAAAAAGACCGATGTTAATTTGGCATCAGATCTCATTAGTGGAGCTTGGACAGGCGCATATGAGCAGGCCGTAGTTTGTAGCAATGATTCTGATCTTGAGGGTGCGTTAGCGGCGGTAAAGAGGCACCATGCCCAATTGCGAATTGGCTTAGTTGCGCCAATTCAAAGTAAAAATCATCGACATATTTCGGGCGATCTAGCAAAACACTCCGACTGGAGAAAGATTCTCGGAGTTTCGCATGTTGCTAATGCGCAGCTGCCATTTAAGATTCCGAATTCAAAAATCCAAAAGCCTGACTCTTGGTAG
- the yjgA gene encoding ribosome biogenesis factor YjgA → MHVNEKNRTPKKDDLDDGPSKSELKRQMTERQKLAEVLAALSSDALKTIPLDEAIKAAIAETNKIKSFEAIRRHKQYLGKLMRFLDEEELDAIQKRLDAIQGVSKAETAKLHHLESYRDRLIADDAAFTKMIEQYPDMDIQNMRTLIRNARKEKESNKPPKAYREIFRVLKDMGI, encoded by the coding sequence ATGCACGTTAATGAAAAGAACCGGACCCCCAAGAAAGATGATCTTGATGATGGTCCTAGCAAGTCAGAGCTCAAGCGCCAAATGACAGAGCGCCAGAAATTGGCGGAAGTTCTGGCTGCACTCAGTAGCGACGCATTAAAGACTATTCCGCTAGATGAGGCTATTAAAGCTGCGATTGCTGAAACTAACAAAATCAAAAGTTTTGAAGCCATACGTCGCCATAAACAATATCTTGGCAAACTCATGCGCTTTTTGGATGAAGAAGAGTTGGATGCGATTCAGAAGCGCTTGGATGCCATTCAGGGTGTTAGTAAAGCGGAGACCGCCAAGCTCCACCATTTAGAGTCTTATCGTGATCGACTGATCGCCGATGATGCCGCTTTCACCAAAATGATTGAGCAATATCCCGATATGGATATTCAGAATATGCGCACCCTCATTCGCAACGCGCGCAAGGAAAAAGAAAGTAATAAGCCACCTAAGGCTTATCGAGAAATCTTCCGCGTCCTCAAGGATATGGGGATATAA
- a CDS encoding helix-turn-helix domain-containing protein: protein MSIVLTAEDLFDQVKKMPINERIKFFSLVAINAFQEADYTHEQVFGHLRNASFSAQEAAEFLEISLPTLRRHVQAGRLKPASIVGRSQLFSSADLKLLKQKINKE from the coding sequence ATGAGCATTGTCCTAACAGCCGAAGATCTATTTGATCAAGTTAAGAAAATGCCCATCAATGAGCGCATCAAATTTTTCTCTTTAGTTGCAATCAATGCTTTCCAAGAGGCCGACTATACGCATGAGCAAGTATTTGGCCACCTCAGAAATGCAAGCTTTTCAGCACAAGAGGCTGCAGAATTTTTAGAGATTTCACTTCCTACGCTACGTAGGCATGTTCAGGCTGGCAGGTTAAAGCCGGCTTCAATCGTAGGTAGGAGTCAGCTATTCTCTAGCGCAGATCTGAAGCTACTAAAACAAAAAATAAACAAAGAATAG
- a CDS encoding GMC family oxidoreductase — MKQASLLNPYDFIIIGAGSAGCMLAKRLTENPAKQVLLIEAGSHDNYIWIHIPVGYLYCIDNPRADWRFKTAAEKGLNGRSLIYPRGKVLGGCSSINGMIYMRGQEGDYANWVRETGDEAWSWENALRRYKSFEDYHGNANQWHGKGGEWTVSRQRLRWPIMDNFKQAAIEAGIPESEDFNQGDNFGVGYFDVSQRKGWRLNTAKAFLRDAVRRPNLTVITQAVVNKLLIDPVSKNCFGVQYLKDGQTLEAHCQSADAAKQGEVILSAGAIGSVQILERSGIGAADHLNRLGIEVIADLPGVGENLQDHLQLRMIYKVSGIQTLNTKANSLLGKLLIGMEYVFKRSGPMSMAPSQLGAFAYSSPEHTSPNVEYHVQPLSLEKFGEDLHTFDAITASVCNLRPTSRGSVHIDSKDPQAPPVIAPNYLSTDADRQVAIEALRLTRKIVESPALRPYMPEEYKPGKDYQSDEELIKAAGDIGTTIFHPVGTCKMGRDDDPMAVLDSQLRVRGVHNLRVVDASAMPTITSGNTAAPTMMIAQRAAELLCGE; from the coding sequence ATGAAACAAGCCTCTTTGCTTAATCCATACGACTTCATCATCATCGGCGCAGGTAGTGCAGGCTGCATGCTGGCTAAGCGCTTGACTGAGAATCCCGCCAAGCAGGTACTGTTGATTGAAGCGGGCTCTCATGACAACTACATTTGGATTCATATTCCAGTGGGTTACTTATATTGCATTGATAACCCCAGGGCCGATTGGCGTTTTAAGACTGCTGCAGAAAAAGGCTTAAACGGCCGCTCATTGATTTACCCCCGCGGTAAAGTTCTGGGCGGCTGCTCCTCGATTAACGGCATGATTTATATGCGCGGCCAAGAGGGTGACTATGCCAATTGGGTCCGAGAGACCGGTGACGAGGCATGGTCTTGGGAAAATGCCTTGCGTCGCTATAAGTCCTTTGAGGATTACCATGGCAACGCTAATCAATGGCATGGCAAGGGCGGCGAGTGGACGGTATCACGGCAACGTTTACGCTGGCCCATTATGGATAACTTTAAGCAAGCTGCTATTGAAGCAGGCATTCCGGAGTCAGAGGATTTCAATCAAGGTGATAACTTTGGAGTGGGGTATTTTGATGTCAGTCAACGCAAAGGTTGGCGCTTAAATACTGCTAAAGCATTCTTACGCGATGCAGTTAGGCGACCTAATCTCACAGTCATTACCCAGGCTGTAGTCAATAAGCTCTTGATTGATCCGGTGAGCAAAAATTGCTTTGGGGTGCAATACCTCAAAGACGGTCAAACTCTTGAGGCGCATTGCCAATCTGCCGATGCTGCCAAGCAAGGTGAAGTGATTCTGAGTGCGGGCGCTATTGGAAGTGTGCAAATTTTAGAGCGCTCAGGTATTGGTGCAGCTGATCACCTCAATCGCTTAGGTATTGAGGTGATTGCTGATTTGCCAGGCGTTGGTGAAAATCTGCAAGACCATTTGCAGTTACGCATGATCTATAAAGTTAGCGGTATTCAGACTCTCAATACCAAAGCAAACTCTTTGCTTGGTAAGTTATTAATCGGCATGGAGTACGTCTTCAAGCGTAGCGGCCCGATGTCTATGGCTCCTTCGCAATTAGGTGCTTTTGCCTACAGCTCTCCAGAGCACACTTCACCGAATGTGGAGTATCACGTGCAACCCTTATCTTTAGAGAAGTTTGGCGAGGATCTACATACCTTTGATGCCATTACGGCCAGTGTCTGTAATTTGCGCCCTACGTCGCGTGGTAGCGTGCATATTGATTCAAAGGACCCACAAGCACCACCAGTGATTGCTCCCAACTACCTATCTACAGATGCTGATCGCCAAGTGGCGATTGAGGCATTGCGCCTTACTCGCAAGATTGTCGAAAGTCCTGCGTTAAGACCCTATATGCCTGAGGAGTACAAGCCGGGCAAAGATTATCAATCGGATGAGGAGCTCATTAAAGCTGCAGGTGATATTGGTACGACGATTTTTCATCCGGTGGGCACTTGCAAGATGGGGCGTGACGATGATCCTATGGCAGTACTCGATTCTCAATTGCGGGTGAGGGGAGTTCACAACCTGCGAGTAGTAGATGCTTCCGCAATGCCGACGATTACCTCTGGAAATACTGCAGCGCCAACCATGATGATTGCGCAGCGCGCAGCAGAATTGCTCTGCGGTGAGTGA
- a CDS encoding EamA family transporter, whose amino-acid sequence MSDSANRLPNRLPNCLPLSHLLLALAIVAIWGTNFVVIKKSLDAFPPFLFATLRYVFALLPAIFFVKRPKVSWLNLAMYGLFIGVGQFGILFYAINGHITPGLASLVVQTQVFFTIGFAMIFAKERLYWHQAISIGIAMIGLLVIASHIDSQTSLLGIGLVICAGCAWGAGNTVSRQAGAINMFAYVVWASAFSIPPLLLLSLYFEGGYSNLVLAIELAPLGAWAGVFWQSWANTLFGYAAWAWLLSKHPAALVAPAPLLVPIFGMGATAIFLGESLPGWKFLAAGLVMMGYLGTIYGLSFTKHSLRKL is encoded by the coding sequence GTGAGTGACTCAGCTAATCGACTGCCAAATCGGCTTCCTAACTGCCTACCCCTTAGTCATCTTCTGTTGGCACTAGCCATTGTGGCAATTTGGGGAACCAATTTTGTTGTGATCAAAAAATCACTAGATGCATTTCCACCATTTTTGTTTGCAACGCTGCGTTATGTCTTTGCCTTATTGCCTGCCATCTTTTTTGTGAAGCGCCCTAAAGTTTCTTGGCTCAACTTAGCAATGTATGGACTCTTTATTGGGGTGGGGCAATTTGGCATTTTGTTTTATGCCATCAATGGCCACATCACTCCGGGCTTGGCTTCTCTGGTAGTGCAAACCCAAGTGTTTTTCACGATTGGCTTTGCGATGATCTTTGCTAAAGAGCGGCTTTACTGGCATCAGGCCATCTCCATTGGGATTGCGATGATCGGCCTCTTGGTGATTGCGAGTCACATTGATAGTCAAACCAGTTTGCTCGGAATTGGTTTAGTCATCTGTGCTGGTTGTGCTTGGGGAGCAGGCAATACTGTCAGCCGACAAGCAGGTGCGATCAATATGTTTGCCTATGTTGTGTGGGCTAGCGCATTTTCTATTCCACCTCTGTTATTGCTGTCGCTGTATTTTGAGGGGGGATATTCCAACTTAGTTTTAGCGATAGAGTTAGCGCCCTTAGGAGCTTGGGCAGGAGTCTTCTGGCAATCTTGGGCCAATACCTTATTTGGTTACGCCGCTTGGGCCTGGCTTTTATCTAAGCATCCGGCAGCTCTAGTAGCACCAGCTCCTTTACTCGTTCCCATCTTTGGCATGGGAGCAACGGCGATTTTCTTGGGTGAATCACTACCTGGGTGGAAGTTCTTAGCAGCCGGCTTAGTCATGATGGGCTATCTGGGCACCATTTATGGTTTATCGTTCACAAAACATTCCTTGAGGAAATTATGA
- a CDS encoding ketopantoate reductase family protein: protein MKILIVGAGGIGGYYGSKLMLAGADVTYLLREKRQAHIEQHGLVVETPKGSYTVHPKTVTAKELKPIYDLIILASKAFDLEDSLQSIAGASSQGLILPFLNGLAHIEQLDLRFGRERVLGGIAHIAATITETGAVKQLTDLHVLTVGARTPSQEAVAKAFYELCQKTDFNAVYSENIEQALWDKWTFLSTLAGMTTLCNGSIGEIVATPYGDALTKTMYAQCCAIADAHGFAIAAGVQSKSIEMLTASGSPMTASMLRDLNAGNKTEHGHILLEMINKAQAKQLDCDLIKMAYTHIEVIQRRQAA from the coding sequence ATGAAGATATTAATTGTGGGCGCCGGTGGCATAGGTGGATATTACGGATCAAAGTTGATGTTGGCTGGTGCGGATGTCACTTACTTATTACGCGAGAAACGCCAAGCGCATATTGAGCAGCATGGACTTGTAGTGGAGACACCAAAAGGCAGTTATACGGTGCATCCTAAAACTGTTACTGCAAAAGAGCTCAAGCCGATCTATGACCTCATTATCTTGGCATCCAAAGCCTTTGATTTAGAGGACTCTTTGCAGTCGATTGCTGGGGCCTCCAGCCAAGGTCTCATCTTGCCTTTCCTCAACGGCTTAGCGCATATAGAGCAATTAGATCTACGTTTTGGTCGCGAGCGCGTGTTGGGCGGTATTGCGCATATTGCTGCCACGATTACTGAAACAGGCGCAGTAAAGCAATTAACGGATTTGCATGTTCTGACCGTCGGTGCGCGCACACCCAGTCAAGAGGCTGTGGCAAAAGCTTTTTATGAGTTGTGTCAGAAGACGGACTTTAATGCCGTCTATAGCGAAAATATTGAGCAAGCCCTGTGGGATAAGTGGACTTTCTTGAGTACCTTAGCGGGGATGACCACTTTATGTAATGGCTCTATTGGTGAGATTGTTGCTACCCCTTATGGCGATGCACTGACTAAAACCATGTATGCACAGTGTTGTGCGATTGCAGATGCGCATGGATTTGCGATCGCTGCTGGCGTGCAAAGCAAATCAATTGAGATGCTCACGGCAAGCGGATCGCCTATGACGGCATCGATGTTGCGAGATTTAAACGCTGGCAATAAAACGGAGCATGGACATATCTTGCTCGAGATGATCAATAAGGCACAGGCCAAGCAATTAGACTGCGATTTGATCAAAATGGCCTACACCCATATTGAAGTGATCCAGCGCCGCCAAGCTGCTTAA
- a CDS encoding AEC family transporter gives MILRILGITLPIFAIVFAGFVYARYKKPNMSGANHTIIDLALPCFIFISLSAKPLDFTSAGYLVLAAVLIVVFSGLLALPLAKYSGTGAKALLPSIMFTNVGPIGIPLTVLAFGQDGLAPSVLLMVLSNILIFSLGSAVMTGKMDAKSIYASPLVWSMGLGLWFGHYQMTLPDWLDTSVTMVSTILIPLMLISLGTRLAEGKIEHVKAGVIATVLSIVLRLIVAYMVMWAFPLEPIQKGALIIFAGLPPAVFNYILADRHNQEPHKVASIVMVGHLLSVIYLPLVIWLAIYTGTP, from the coding sequence ATGATCTTGCGTATTCTGGGTATTACCCTGCCAATCTTCGCGATCGTGTTCGCAGGTTTTGTATACGCAAGGTATAAAAAACCCAATATGAGTGGTGCCAATCACACCATTATTGATTTGGCATTACCCTGTTTTATTTTTATCTCTTTATCGGCTAAGCCACTGGATTTCACAAGCGCGGGCTATTTGGTGTTGGCGGCAGTATTGATCGTCGTTTTTTCTGGTCTATTGGCTTTGCCGCTGGCCAAATATTCCGGCACGGGAGCTAAAGCTTTACTGCCGTCCATCATGTTTACCAATGTCGGTCCGATTGGTATTCCGCTCACGGTCTTGGCGTTTGGGCAAGATGGATTGGCGCCATCAGTACTACTCATGGTGCTCTCCAATATTTTGATTTTCTCGCTGGGCTCGGCAGTGATGACAGGCAAGATGGATGCCAAAAGCATTTACGCCAGCCCCTTGGTATGGTCGATGGGTCTAGGTCTGTGGTTTGGTCACTATCAGATGACCTTGCCTGACTGGCTAGATACCTCGGTCACCATGGTCAGCACTATTTTGATTCCCCTGATGTTGATCTCTCTGGGCACTCGCCTAGCCGAAGGGAAAATCGAGCATGTCAAAGCGGGGGTCATTGCTACCGTGCTTTCTATTGTGTTGCGCTTAATAGTTGCCTACATGGTGATGTGGGCTTTCCCTCTGGAGCCCATTCAGAAGGGAGCACTGATCATATTTGCTGGTCTGCCCCCTGCGGTATTTAATTACATCTTGGCTGATCGCCATAATCAAGAACCTCATAAGGTAGCCTCCATCGTTATGGTGGGGCATCTGCTATCGGTGATCTATTTACCCTTGGTCATTTGGCTGGCTATTTACACCGGTACACCCTAG